The Roseibaca calidilacus genome has a window encoding:
- a CDS encoding glycosyltransferase family 2 protein, translating into MSAVISVIIPANNEAAYIGQCLAAVLDSDPVRGYAIELIVVANGCTDSTVKVARRYEMPARERGWVLKVLELAEGSKIKALNAGDAAAIGRYRLYLDADVRISPPLLGQLVAELATDRPRYATGTPQIAQSDSRLTQLYARFWQSVPFNRSHAPGFGLFAVNVAGRARWAEYPAVIADDTFVRLHFAPSERVQVAARYTWPMVEGLARLVRVRRRQDKGTREIAERFPDLMQNEDKARPDILALAKADPAGFAVYALVALMVRMSQPFAGREWSRGR; encoded by the coding sequence ATGAGTGCTGTCATTTCCGTCATCATCCCCGCCAATAACGAGGCCGCCTATATAGGCCAATGTCTGGCCGCGGTTCTGGACAGCGACCCGGTGCGCGGTTACGCGATCGAATTGATCGTTGTGGCCAATGGCTGCACCGACAGCACGGTCAAGGTCGCCCGGCGCTACGAGATGCCCGCCCGTGAACGCGGTTGGGTGCTGAAGGTGCTGGAGCTTGCCGAGGGCTCGAAGATCAAGGCGCTGAACGCGGGTGATGCCGCCGCGATTGGCCGTTACCGCCTGTATCTGGATGCCGATGTGCGCATCAGCCCGCCGCTGCTGGGCCAATTGGTGGCAGAACTGGCCACGGACAGGCCGCGCTATGCCACGGGCACACCGCAAATTGCCCAGTCTGACAGCCGTCTGACGCAGCTTTATGCGCGGTTTTGGCAAAGCGTGCCGTTCAACCGCAGCCATGCGCCGGGCTTCGGGCTGTTTGCCGTGAACGTGGCCGGGCGCGCGCGATGGGCCGAATACCCTGCCGTCATCGCAGATGATACATTCGTGCGGTTGCACTTCGCCCCGTCAGAACGCGTGCAGGTCGCGGCACGCTATACATGGCCCATGGTCGAGGGGCTGGCGCGGCTGGTCCGCGTGCGCCGCCGTCAGGACAAGGGCACACGCGAGATTGCCGAACGCTTCCCAGACCTGATGCAGAACGAAGATAAGGCCCGCCCCGACATTCTGGCGCTGGCCAAGGCCGACCCGGCAGGTTTCGCGGTCTATGCGTTGGTTGCGCTTATGGTGCGCATGAGCCAGCCTTTTGCGGGCAGGGAATGGTCACGCGGGCGCTGA
- the ihfB gene encoding integration host factor subunit beta — protein sequence MIRSELIQKIAEENPHLFQRDVERIVATIFDEITEALARGERVELRGFGAFSVKKRDARVGRNPRTGESVEVAEKAVPFFKTGKLLRDRLNGIEE from the coding sequence ATGATCCGGTCAGAACTGATCCAGAAAATCGCGGAAGAAAACCCACACCTGTTTCAGCGTGATGTGGAACGCATTGTTGCGACCATATTCGATGAGATCACAGAAGCGCTTGCGCGGGGTGAGCGGGTCGAGCTGCGCGGGTTCGGGGCCTTTTCCGTCAAGAAGCGGGATGCCCGCGTAGGGCGCAACCCGCGCACCGGCGAAAGCGTTGAAGTGGCCGAAAAGGCCGTGCCCTTTTTCAAGACCGGCAAGCTGCTGCGCGACCGGCTAAACGGTATCGAGGAGTGA
- a CDS encoding lipopolysaccharide assembly protein LapA domain-containing protein, producing the protein MMAYLRIALSAVLAILLATIALANREFVSVQLFPEAIGNLIGFNFGFGLPLFILLGLAIGLGLMLGFIWEWLREHSYRAEAARLRRRVAAMESDLEKFQKAAPSVAQKDEVLAVLEAK; encoded by the coding sequence ATGATGGCCTATCTGCGAATCGCCCTGTCGGCTGTTTTGGCAATCCTGCTGGCAACCATAGCGCTTGCGAACCGAGAATTCGTGTCGGTGCAACTGTTCCCCGAGGCGATCGGAAACCTGATCGGGTTCAATTTTGGCTTCGGCCTGCCACTGTTCATTTTGCTGGGGCTGGCGATTGGGCTAGGGCTGATGCTGGGCTTTATCTGGGAATGGCTGCGCGAACATAGCTATCGGGCCGAAGCCGCCCGCTTGCGCCGCCGCGTTGCCGCGATGGAAAGCGATCTGGAGAAGTTCCAGAAAGCCGCCCCGTCGGTTGCGCAGAAAGACGAAGTGCTGGCCGTTCTGGAAGCGAAGTAA
- a CDS encoding phosphoribosylanthranilate isomerase — protein sequence MTPAARVKICGLTSLRDLEAAATAGANYAGFVFFAKSPRHLSVDAARALAVAAPVGLAKVALVVDPDDATLDAILAQVPIDMLQLHGAEPPERVAALRARHGLPVMKAVGIADAADLPKLARYEAVSDQLLVDAKPAPDAALPGGNGLSFDWRLIAGRDWTKPWMLAGGLTPDNVAQAVRLTGAQQVDVSSGVEAAPGIKDATRIAAFVQAARGVSAPA from the coding sequence ATGACACCTGCCGCCCGCGTCAAGATTTGCGGCCTGACGTCTTTGCGCGATCTGGAAGCGGCGGCCACCGCCGGGGCCAATTATGCCGGTTTCGTGTTTTTTGCGAAATCGCCGCGCCACCTGTCGGTTGACGCCGCGCGCGCCTTGGCCGTCGCGGCCCCGGTGGGGCTGGCCAAGGTGGCGCTTGTCGTGGACCCGGATGATGCGACGCTGGATGCGATCCTTGCGCAGGTGCCCATTGACATGCTCCAGCTTCACGGCGCGGAACCCCCCGAACGGGTTGCGGCGCTGCGCGCGCGTCACGGCCTGCCGGTCATGAAAGCCGTGGGCATTGCCGATGCTGCCGACCTGCCGAAACTGGCACGATACGAAGCCGTGTCTGACCAGCTTCTGGTCGATGCAAAGCCCGCACCCGACGCCGCCCTGCCCGGTGGCAATGGGCTGTCCTTTGACTGGCGGCTGATCGCTGGGCGCGATTGGACAAAACCTTGGATGCTGGCAGGTGGGCTGACGCCCGACAATGTGGCGCAGGCTGTGCGCCTGACCGGCGCGCAACAGGTCGATGTTTCTTCCGGCGTTGAAGCTGCGCCGGGCATCAAAGATGCCACACGGATCGCCGCCTTCGTGCAGGCGGCGCGCGGTGTTTCAGCGCCCGCGTGA